A segment of the Lolium perenne isolate Kyuss_39 chromosome 3, Kyuss_2.0, whole genome shotgun sequence genome:
aaaaacagagacagaatctgccaaaacagaacagccagtaaagacgaattttaataaaataattccgttgctcaaatcagaaaactcaaaactaatgaaagttgcgtacatatctgaggaacacgcacgtaaattggcatatttttctgattttcctacagagaaaacagcccagattcgtgacagatagaaatctgtttctgcgcagaaatccaaatctagtatcaaccttcaattagaggcttcacttggcacaacaaaacacaaaactgagataaggagaggttgctacagtagtaaacaacttccaagacacaaatataaaataaaatactgtagcaaaataacacatgggttatctcccaagaagttgctttctttatagccattaagatgggctcagcagttttaatgatgcactcgcaacaaatagtatttgaagcaaaagagagcatcaagaggcacatccaaaacacatttaagtctaacatgcttcctatgcaaaggaatcttgtacacaaataaattcatgaagaacaaagtgacaagcataagaagatagaacaagtgtaacttcaacaatttcagcatatagagaggtgtattagtaccatgaaaatttctactaccatattttcctctctcataataattttcagtagcttcatgaacaaactcaacaatataactatcacatgcagcatgcttctcatgatttccaaacacataatttttatcaagttcaagaatagtggaataaaaactttcaaacttacttttattaataatataacaaggtagttgatcaatctcaagagatatgggactcatagaataagtcaaggactctccaatcccattttcattagtagtacaattaatagtatcaagtaacataggaccatcatctagagctttatcataaacatttgctaagcaaaattctttagtaccatgcatttcgacatcaggcacaaacaaagcattatcataagatttatcaaagtagcatggattatcataaataacagtagcataattattctcacaagttttactcatagggaatatttcaagagaatccacaggaacatagcattcaacctctttcggtaagcatggaggacaatcaaatagtgtaagagataaagagttactctcattagaaggttggcatgggtagctaatccattcttcccccttttgttcgtcgctctcctcttctttttcatccaatgagctttcaggttcatcaatttcctcctctttttcatccaatgagctttcaggttcatcaatttcttcttccaccggttcctgcaaattgtgagtgcattcttgtgcattaatatgtctctctttataatcaaggatataaggattcctactgtagcattctatgcaagaattaaggatagtagagacataatctttaaggtccttacaaatagcacaagtttcataattctcaaccatgaaggattctatctcggaggctcccataaataagacaaattgttctacctcttcgaacccataatgaatatagcaattccgattatagttcgtaattaaaaattcctcactaaagccacattgaaatttaagatgtttattatcctgttgagagcaacagtttatatcatggcgtctaagcaagattctagccattgtattcaatttttctatcatagcactcattattttaccagttcttgattctctataattattataacattctatgagctccaagtaggttgtaggttctcccataatagcagtttttaattttttggtttttcaaatttttatggatttttggatatatgagaaaaataaaacaagactgaaataaactagacaaaagtaaactaagcaaagtaatactagacagaaataaactaagcacaagtaaactaggaaaaagtaaactaagcgaaacgaaataaaagaaaataaaaacagagagagaggtagagtgtactccccaggtgaacttatgagtagagctatgcctccccggcaacagcgccagaaaacagtcttgatgacccacaagtataggggatcgcagcagtcttcgagggaagtaaaacccaaatttattgattcgacacaaggggaggtaaagaatacttataagccttaacaactgagttgtcaattcagctgcacctggaaaagcactagtaacaggggtgatgtgaaagcagcagtaatatgagagcaataatgtAACATAACACgaaagtaatagcaatatgagagcaatggcaccagaaaatagttaatactacttccaatgacatatagaacgagtatataatgatgagagatggaccggggttcccagcgatctacactagtggtaactctccaataagtgacaagtgttgggtgaacaaattacagttgggcaattgataggaatcaaagcattaagacagaacatccagattattaattatgtaggcatgttttccaattatagtcgtacgtgctcgcaatgagaaacttgcacaacatcttttgtcctaccagctggtggcagccgggcctcaagggaaactactggatattaaggtactccttttaatagagtaccggagcaaagcattaacactccgtgaaaacatgtgaagtacatggaggagagtataccaactagctactgctagaacccgtagtccatgggggaactactcacggagcatgatggaggcggtggcgtcgatggagatggcttccgggggcacttccccatcccggcagggtgccggaacagagacttctgtcccccgaattggagtttcgcgatggcggcggcgcccctggagtctttctggagtttcgtcaattggtacggtgtttttaggtcgaaaggggttttataggcgaagaggcggcgcaggggggcacctgggggcgcctcaccctaggccggcgcggccagggtctggcccgtgccgccttatggtgtggtggccccctggcccctctccgactcttcttcggtgttctggagccttccgggaaaaataggaggtttggcgttgatttcgtccaattccgagaatattgcccgaacagcctttctggaaccaaaaacagcagaaaacagaggcactgtggcatctcgttaataggttagttccggaaaatgcatgaaatcatcataaagtgcaagcaaaacatgtaagtattgtcataaaacaagcatggaacgacagaaattatggatacgtcggggacgtatcacataacacttgttttcttttctttgtgtttgtgtgcagggtcaaaatgatgatcaaatggacatgaagatcatcaagctcaagattattttgtagtttaggatatttcattttttttgtaattttcctttttctttttgcatttattcatttcatgtaatgtgttgtaaattcataattccattctgaatattgtaaagacaatgtattatgtgtgtgattatcaataaagctcaagttttccttaatgagctttatgtgattgttgtattacttatattcttgcttaatgataattgtttattaaattttCTCAAATTagaattatgtgataaccatttgatgtttgaatttgaaattcaaattcaaatttggtttgaattcattcaaacaacttaacttgtaattaaattatgcaacttatgatttcaatgcaatttcacttctctcttctcaaaaccctaatttagacaagtaggaacaagttcatcgcactctcgaaaccctaactctgtaggatgtcgagagagaaacttgtccccctttgatgtagttttgttttaaaagcgcgaaatttccccggaatttacaatgcaatgcacatccctttctaaaatctacccctcgatcgcctcTAAACCCGGGACATTACATTTTtgaaaagtacaagattgtgtcaTGAAAGAAGAACAAGTTTGAATAACTTTAATATATGCTCATttgttttagactttattttataATCGTTGAAGTCAGTACATGTATCTTTGCCATGTACAATTTATTACTATAAATATATATGACATTGATTATTATATTTTTTTAGAGAAGTATGCTTATGTTTAGATTATCTTTATGATTTGCAATCGGTCTTGTAATTTTGGTTTTAATGCTTGCAAATATTACAAATAGGTTATAAGAGCCATCTCTATATTTCCAGCTTATCTAAAAGTGAGATTAATATGCATGGTTCAACAAGCAATTTGATGGCTTGATTCTTTGACTTGGTCTCCAATTCTCACAACCATGGATTTATGAGATCTATCTCAGTATAGCACTGTTTGTTTCATGATGAGTATTTTGATGTAATTAAAGAAAAAGTCTATAAATACGAGTTTTACATTGATTGGCATTTTTAATAACCGTTTATCCACCTCGATCCGACGGTTGTAAATAGATggaaccaaaccacggaaacaaaAATGTAGGACCATAACCAAAATCTATGGGACCGGAACCGCTAATATATTTTAGGAATATTATGAATAATGAGCGTTCTTTTGAGCGGCCTAAACGTCCGATGAGACTGCACGAATTTTAAAGCAATTGATATATGTGAACACATCTTAAAACAATCAAATTGAGCATATCTCTATCTCCCTCGTCTCTTCCCATCCATATCTCTTACTCTCTCACTCATGTTATAGTGCCTCCCTAGTGATCCCTGAGCGGCAGCGGCCGGAGCACCGAGGGCGGCTGAGGCGGACGGGATGGAGAGCGGCTCTCCCCGGTGATCCCAAGGCGGCAGCGATGGCTGGAGCACCGAGGGCGGCGGAGGTGGACGgaatcgagagcggcaaggaggaTACATGCTCGACTCCACTGCCCCCGCCCCATCTGCGCCCGCTCGCACGCCATATGCTGCAACACGGACCATTGAGACGAGATCTTAAGCGTAATTATTGCGCGTAATTCTGTTCGTGGTATCATCCGGGCCTGGGATTCTTCAACTGGTTGATATTATGAAAGATGTACATGTACATCGCTAGTGGTAATGCCTCCCCAAGTCCCTCCCGTAACCCCTCCCCAGGCGCTCCCCAGGGCGCCGCCGGGGGGCCGATCTCCCTCCTTCCCCCGCCCCTCCCCCCGTTTCTCTCCCTCCGCCGTTGCCGTCGGCGTTGGCCACGGCGGCGGCAGGCCCCGACGCCAAAGTGCCCGGGGGGTTGTTGGAGGCGGCGACCGGCGGTGGCGTCTAGGGTGACGACCTCCGGCTTCGGTGTGCTCCACGTCTAGGGCGGCGTCCCTGgatggcggcggctcctcctccacggcctccggcgatggatggtggtggcggcggctgtTGGATCTTGTGCCCGCCGAGATCCATCGTCGGCTTCTGCTGGCGGCGCGAGGAAGGGGGCAGCGATGTGCGGGGCGAGGATGGTGTGGTTGCGGCTTCCGCCGTCCACCGAATTCTCCTTTGTCATCGTTGGTCAGcggatggcggcgtgggggcctGTTCGCCTGCTTCGGGTttgaaggtggtggtcctagggttcttcttctgcgaagatgaagacctaccGGATGCTGATCCTTttcatctagccggagtgttgagttccggaaggctccgccggcgaatgcatCAGCACATCTTTTGCCTGTTCTGGAGGGAGtgacgcgaagctctttttctgtgttgacattaagtgactatggatccatgatgaaagtcggaagaggaGAATTTCGTCtctgcgctgttgagggacttgcttggtgttccgggcttcacagcaacgGTATGAAAGTGgaggcgacaacacatgtgaagttcagagtcctacctttcagggtgaaaacccaaggtctggccttaactggttgtgcctgacaatgaccttgttggaggcattgttttgaaagcggggactatcttcagggtgaaaacctaagatctttgatcgggcgacgacggtgttagagcattgttcccttcttgaaggcgtcgtttttggaaagTCTGTATTTTAGGTGTTGTCTtgttggtggatgtattgctgttgttaggctcgagatactgtagcgggacttttgtttcttagttttctttgctattttttggctgtgtgcatccgtaatgccATTAGAGTGATGTGTTGTTGCAGAGGATGAATATAATTGATatattttgatattaatatattctctttatcgaaaaaaatgtaCATCGCTAGCAATTTCAGATTTTTGTTGCTAGCCATTTCAGATTTTTGTAACACTGGGCTATGGTGGGTTGCAGATACCTAATTATTTTTCTTATTGTGATGTTTTTGGTGCAAACATATTGTCGAGTTTTTGGAACACTTTCAGAAACTGTATTCTTCTAGGCTACTTTTTAGTTTATGTTCAAATTTAGTTAAATTCAGTTCATCTTTGTAATATATCTTAAAAAATATGAATGAAATTTAAGTTCACCAGCAGATGAGGCATATGGGGCCCCAGCACATGGAGCAGGCGTTGAAGTGTATAAGTGTCTTTTCATCAGTTGAGTTTTGGTTGCGGTGGCGGCTACTGCTTGCACATCTAAGTACCCGACATTCTCTACTCTGTTAGCATTCATTCCTAGCTCGCCGGCTGTACAGTATTATGCCCACCAAGGGTGTCCGTTTCCTAGAAGCAGGAGCATCGCACCATCTGGTTACAATTTACAGGCTTATTGATTCTGCACAGTAGGCACGAAATCAGCATACGATGATATGGACCTCATCTTCGCAGTGTACCAGCTGACGAAGACGATGGCTCATGGCTGGGAGTTAGAACTGCTGAGATGGTCATCTCATGTCAGTCAGAACCGAGTCCTAAACAAGCCATGTACTGTACATTTGAAACTTTGGGGCGATATCAAGGGGAGTGTGCCGTTTGCTCATGAGGCAGCCTGGTCATTGGCAGCTGCGCTCTGAACGAGCACCCCTCCTGCCCCGTAGTGATCCGATAGCcagacggatatgatctccagttCCGATTCTCTCAGGCTTACTAGCCAATCTGGGTCCTCCTTGGTCGCGGGACGCAGGTCTATGTGATGTGCTCCTGCAGAGCAAACCAATAGCAGCACATCAGTGATGAAACTACCATGTTGGTGTGGCAGCCTGAAACTCACGCCACCAGATGGGCCATTATCCATTAGCCCCTTACCAACAGATACATTAGCCAGAGAATCCAAACAGATGGCAATTACTGGATCTAAGTCAtgacacaaaaaattgcggggaAATTCATGACAAGTTATAGTTTTGTAATATTATTGTACCCAAATGAGATGAAATAATATGCAGCTCAATGGAAATCATTAAACGAGTAACACAATGGAATGCAGCTCACGTGTCTTCGCTAGATTGATTGATCAGTTTGAATGTACTTAGTTTTTGTTTTGAGTCTATTCTATGTCGTTATATAGAAACTAAAAAGCTACTGCATCAGCAATGGGCGAAGGTACAGTACCTAGTGGAGCCACAATGGCAACAACACTCGAAGATATGTTCTTCAGGACGCTGCAGCATTCAGAAAAATAACATTACTAAGACAATAGGAGGCACTCAACCTGATGAGAGTATTTATTATTGAAAAACAAGTGAAGTTTCTTCACCCTCCACCACTCCAAGGATCGAGAAGTCCATTGAAGAATATGATATTACTGCCAAATTTCTCCAGAACTGAACTTATATTCTAAAAAATGAAGAAGTTTAAGACAATCAGTCTCACTTGTATCAAAAGGCTGTAAATAATACTCTGCCCCAGTGACCAAATCAATCAATCAATCATTCATTGGATACCAGAAAGACTGTAACTAAATTTGGCATAATATGACAACATTGTCAAGCTCTTGAAATTACCCATAGCTCTAAAGAGTTTGAATGTTAGTAATATAACATACTAAGATCTGGGCACATTATAATGAATTCATGCTTTAAGGTACCACAGGCATATAACGGCCAACATAATCCATATCAGGGTTTCAATAGTGATGATTGTTGAAGTACCAGAATCAACCACAGTGAAAGGTTTTCCTCGAAAATGATTATAACTAGACTTCCTTAAACAGTTACTTCAGAAAAGTATGTGCTTGATTGATAACAGATCATCTAGACTGACCAAGTAAGAAAAAAACTTACTGCTTACTACAGTGTGTCAAATTCTATGCAATAAATAGACTTACGTGGCCACCAAACTCTGTAGTGATCCATCGAGGCCTTGGTCTAACACCAAAGCTTTTGACACAATTATCAGCATACAAAGCATAGTCGAATTCATATCGTGGGAACATACTAAGATCTTCACTGGAAGTCATTGGCATTACCATCTCAGTACAAGCCTGTGTTAACCAAAGAACAAAGCATGTCATACACTGAAATTAAAGTACTATAACATGTGTGAGATATATCCAATGGATAGAAATGGGTAAAAGTTGTAGTTTCAGGACCTGCCAATCCCATCCACCCATTCCATGAGGATCATCATCCAGATCAAAGCAGTCAACGGTACCCGTGTAGTTGTAGTATACATTTACTCCTGCATAAATTCGTTCCAGTGTACTGGTCCCCTGTGGTTGCTTGTCAATATTTCTACATACCTGGATAAGAAACAGGATAATCCATAGTAAGTAGTGAAGGTGTTAAGAAAATACAACATAATAACTTTAGAAAGCAAGTGAAAAACACATGATTATCACTGAGGTCTCTACATATATTTTTTTGTTGTTCCTTTGCAATGCAGATTAATGAGTTTTCGCTGAACAGAAATGTTGGAACAGATTCATGGAAAAAAAGGGTTTAAGAACTAACTTCCTTAATTGGGTTGGCAGGCAAAGGCATGAGAAAATCTGATGACATAGGGTAATCCACCATGGCTAGATAACTGTAAGCTGAGCTCAACCAATCTGAAAGTGCTTCGGAGGATTTCAGGGTCCTGCCAGCCATTCATACATTTGTTATCACAATCAATCTTACTGAGAGAGATGAAACTTAATTATGGAGAAATAACACACTGGCAAAGGTGAAATGTTTTGCTTAGTTTCAGAAGACCATCTTGGGCATTCCCTTGCTCATCTAGTTCTTTCCAGGAGTCCCTTATTGTTTGAAAGCAGCCTAAGCTTTCCCTCTAAATACATAGAATAGAAGCACTAGTGTCAACGGTGTCCTTTACTCATAAAAACACAATGAAGCCAAGATTATGCACGCACACACCTTAAAATCATTTGAAACAAGATCGTAGAATATGGTAGGAGGGACGATGTCCTCAAACTGCAGGATCGGAGCCGATGACGCAAGAGCCCCGACAGAAATATGCGGGTACTTGAGCCTCATCCAAGCAGCCAGCACTGTGTGCTCCAATCAACAAAATTAGTACAGAATTAAAAGAACACTGCAGAATCTGCCAATTAGTAAGACAcagtgaagaattcaagataaAGCTAGCAGCAGCTCTTACTTCCACCATATGAGCCCCCGAAGAGTACCACGGGGCTGGCTTCTGCAGACAGGTTGCTCTTGAGGTCGGTGAGCAGCACGGCATAGTCAGCGAGCGCTTGCTCGGCCGTCAGGTGCGCCAAGGACCTGGAGCTGTTGTAAGCCTTGTGTTTGCTGCCGAACGGCATGGACTCGCCGTAGTAGCGATGCTGCAGCGCAGAACAACAGTGACTCAGCGAGTGAGGGGCAGCTACAGGGGAAGGTGGTGTAGGTTTGTAAGATGATTTGCCTCGGCGAAGACGACGAGGGCGGCGAAGCGCGGGGCGGCCTCCCAGACGAGGCCGGAGTTGGCGGCGAACCAGGCGATGTCGCCCTCGTTGCCGCAGTAGAAGAAGATGGGCCCGCCGGGGCCCGCCCAGCCGTCGGCGCGGCCCACGAGGTACCGCTGCTGGAAGAACTCCTCGTCCCCGACCCCAGGGAAGCTGAAGTGGTCCAGCCGCTGCCGGAAGTAGCGGGTCTCGAACTCGTAGCCCCCGACCCCGTTTCCCGCTCCCGCCGGCGGCCGCGCGTCGGGGCCCGGGAAGCGGGGCGGCGCGAGTAGCGCCCACGTGACGGACGGGAGGAGGCcgagggagaggaggaggaggaggaggcggcggcgaggcggATGCATCACGGCGCTTGCCTCCGGCGAGTGGAGAGTGGAGACGACCTGGTGCAGAGGATCGAAGTGCGCGGAAAACTGGGGAGCTTTTGACGTGGCACATGACGTTGGCCGGTTGGCGTACGTGCGTCGTGCGGTGTGTCGTCTACTCCGCCTCAGCGGATGCGATGGTGCACGACTGCACGGTCACATCGGAGCAAAATCTACCTGCACGCCAAGCTGACGGACGAACACACTCACGCGTAAGACAATGATCAAGTATGATAAATATGAAACATCGGCATCCCAGCTTTCATAGCTCAGTTGGTTAGAGCACCCGTTTAGTAAGCGGGAGGTCTTGAGTTCAACTCTCAATGAAAgcatttcattttttttattttacatgCAAATCAATGTATGAAATAAGCTTAATGTGGTGCTCTAATCGCAAATGGTCCCATGGTCTAGTGGTTAGGACATTGGACTCTGAATCCAGTAACCCGAGTTCAAGTCTCGGTGGGacctgtttttcattctttttctTCATTTTGCATTTGATCTGTTCTACTGGTACATGAACAAAACGACATGTTTAAATTCGTGTCTACTCGATATCTATATTGCCTGGCGGCTTCTTTTTTTTTATGACATATCATAAGCTGTGATTGTTATATTATGCAGCGGGGCAATTGTGTTGTCATGATTACGCCAAACACGAAACAACTATCTTTCCTCGACCACCCGGATGTCCAATACCTGACAAACCCAAAGAAAAGTGAAAATGGATTTTCAGTATACTGGAATGCTGTAAAACTGAAGAAACCCCTTTTAGGTACTATCAGTCGAAACCGAGGATGGCTGCTCTAGAACTAACTGGATGGCTGCAACTGAAACACAACCAACTACAAATATGTTTCAAATAGTGTAGCAAGTGTGTCTTCTCTAGTTGCAACCCAATAGGGAATGACTTGAACTAAAATACCCACAACAACAACTTATTCAAATAGTGCAACAAATATAGGTTGCACCAAATGCAACCCAGTGGCAGGGCCGGGCGGATAGGAGTGCGGTTGGTGCGGCCGCACGGGCCCCAAATTTTTGGGGGGCCCCAAATTTTCGTTTGGCATTTCACTGCAGGTAGAGAATTAGAAACGAGTAGCAGCGGCCGTCCTGGTTCTCCCGCGGCCGAGAATGGTACCTCGCCCTTACCTTGCCTCTGGCGGCGGCCGAGTAAGAAGAAGCGTCATGGACGAGTGGCCTGAAGCTTTTTGCTCCAGGTCGAAGGGGTGCGGCTGTATGGGGAGAAGAAGATGGCCTTTTGGCGCTTGGGCTAGCTGATTAAGTTTAAAAGCCCATAAATAAGGCCTGAATTGGGAATAGCCTAGGCACTGCTTCAGCTCGGCTCAAGCTTATCCTTAAAGAAAACAATCGGCTAAAAAAGATCCATGTACACGTTTTGCTTCTCCTAAAAAAATCAAGTTTTGCTCAGCCGAAGTTTTTCAAGCACTAGGGGTCCATGTTAAAAAAAATGTTCTTTCATCCTCTTGGCACTTGGCAGTTGTGTTATTTGTATCATGAAATTAGAATATATTGTGCACCATTTTTAAGACTAAACTTACACTACATATTACAAATTTATGATCTAACATTTATGTCCCACAAATATTCATTCTTGAGTCTGCCATTGGCCATCAGCCTTTTTAAAAATCAGGATATACAAATATATGCGTTTCAGAAATTAAGATCTGACACATGAACAATCAATTACACATTGTATTGTTCGTTAGTTTGAATTTTTTTAGTGAAATTTGGGGCCCATTTTAAATATTCGCACAGGGCCCCAAATTTTCCCGGCCCGGCCCTGCCCAGTGGGATGGATACAACCAAAACGCGATCGAAACTTCTCTTTTAAGGAGTGCAACAATTGTTCCATCTTCAATTTCAACCCAGTATGGGGTGGCTGAAACTAAAAcatcttgttcaaaaaaaaaactaaaacatCACCAACACCAAACTCTTCTTGGGAGCCGTCCATGCATGCTCCTAGAACGATCGAGCGAAGGACGTGGGGCGAGCCGGCCAGCGAACCACAGCTGGCCTGGTCGAGCGCCACCTGGCCCAGGGAGCGGGAAGCCGGACGGGCCGAGGGGAGCGAAAGCCTGCCCATGCGGGGCGAAAGCCGGAGCTCCTGGGCGCAACCGGAGCGGGCTGCGGGAGCTGGAGCGGGCCGGGGAAGTCGGAAACCGGCCCAGGCGCTGTGATTTATTCTTTTCCTTATTGTTTCTCCCATATCTTTTGCATTATAGCACCCTTTCTTGATCCGCGAACTCCTACACGTTCGTTGACTCGAGTACTTTGCCATACCGGGGCCATCCCTCTGACACAAAGACTGTTTTCTAGGATGATGGCAAGCAACGGTCCTAGCAACCTTCCTGCCATGTCTAGCACCACAAGATTCTTGTCCTTGTTGCAGTAGAACCATCACTAGATCATGATAATGGTTAGAATAAGAGAAAGAAAGGCACAACCATGCATCCAACGCGTGTCTCTGGGCTTGTCCATGTCCATTCGATTAACCGCTCCAAAGTAGATCATGACATTGTTGTCATCAGAAAATCACGCAGTTGTCACCTTGTGTTCATCGAATAACTTCTTGGAAATAGGACCATGTAACCACGACCACGCTCGAGTGTCTTCACCTATGGGAGGTCGATGACTTTTCCAGTCGGAGGGCTGAGAACATGTATGAAGAGGCTAGCCTCGTCAGGCAGAACGAGCATGCTCTCTAGGGTCGTCTCGGATCCGTCCACCATTGCATGGTTGCGCAGCACCTGCAGATCaatctcgatggtcttcatgatCACAATATTGTGAAAGACATGGAGTGTGTTGCGGTCATTTGACCCTTAAttcattatttgtattttatcatCTTTTAAGATTGTATTAAATGTGCGCTACATTGAGAGTCATGTATTAAATACACAAAACTTTGACAATCTTGCACATTCGAAAAAGAGTGCAATCAGGGAGTGTTGATGTACTAATGGTGTCCTATGGATAAGAATAAGATCACCATCTTGCATTaccatctacacaatgccaccaaTTTCTAGTTTATTTTCCTTCCAAACATTAATAAGCTGGCCGTTTCCTTGAGTGATTAGTTCCACCTTAGCAATCACAAAAAGTTTACACTTGAAATTTATGCTTTCTAAGTCTTAAGAATTAACATGCTCAAAACCCACCAAGTTTGAAACTAAATCCATAGGGATGCAAATTTAATGTAACCTAATATTAGGATCATAGAGCGGAATAATCTGAAATTTATTATCCGGTCGTTTGGTGAGAATGACATCCTTCAACCATTTAGTTCTATACATGTCTGTGGAGACTTTTGTCTAGCCCGATGGCGAGCACCAGTCGTGGCAACCCTCCTGCCATGTCTAACACCACAAGGTTCTTGTCACTGATGATGTAGAACCGGCGGTAAAACATGATAG
Coding sequences within it:
- the LOC127344632 gene encoding uncharacterized protein — encoded protein: MHPPRRRLLLLLLSLGLLPSVTWALLAPPRFPGPDARPPAGAGNGVGGYEFETRYFRQRLDHFSFPGVGDEEFFQQRYLVGRADGWAGPGGPIFFYCGNEGDIAWFAANSGLVWEAAPRFAALVVFAEHRYYGESMPFGSKHKAYNSSRSLAHLTAEQALADYAVLLTDLKSNLSAEASPVVLFGGSYGGMLAAWMRLKYPHISVGALASSAPILQFEDIVPPTIFYDLVSNDFKRESLGCFQTIRDSWKELDEQGNAQDGLLKLSKTFHLCQTLKSSEALSDWLSSAYSYLAMVDYPMSSDFLMPLPANPIKEVCRNIDKQPQGTSTLERIYAGVNVYYNYTGTVDCFDLDDDPHGMGGWDWQACTEMVMPMTSSEDLSMFPRYEFDYALYADNCVKSFGVRPRPRWITTEFGGHNISSVLEKFGSNIIFFNGLLDPWSGGGVLKNISSSVVAIVAPLGAHHIDLRPATKEDPDWLVSLRESELEIISVWLSDHYGAGGVLVQSAAANDQAAS